A genomic region of Sphingomonas taxi contains the following coding sequences:
- a CDS encoding DUF190 domain-containing protein, whose protein sequence is MSNRFTVHHREVGMLRIYLKPSDKIGPRRFWGAKPLYRELIRTAKADCIINAVAQNTHYGFSNHESIRENGSEIADPHLTICVELVGDHDQLDLFCRRHGDLLGDKVIVYKRLEHWTITRKTELTRA, encoded by the coding sequence ATGTCCAACCGTTTCACTGTCCATCACCGCGAAGTCGGGATGCTGCGCATCTATCTAAAACCGTCCGACAAGATCGGCCCGCGTCGCTTCTGGGGGGCAAAGCCGCTCTATCGTGAGCTGATTCGCACCGCGAAGGCGGACTGCATCATCAACGCCGTCGCGCAAAATACCCATTACGGCTTCAGCAATCACGAATCGATCCGGGAGAACGGCTCGGAAATTGCCGATCCGCATCTGACGATCTGTGTCGAACTGGTCGGCGATCACGATCAGCTCGACCTTTTCTGTCGCCGGCATGGAGATCTGCTCGGCGACAAGGTGATCGTCTACAAACGACTGGAGCATTGGACTATCACGCGCAAAACTGAGCTAACCAGAGCCTGA